From Peromyscus eremicus chromosome 3, PerEre_H2_v1, whole genome shotgun sequence, one genomic window encodes:
- the Evx1 gene encoding homeobox even-skipped homolog protein 1: MESRKDMVMFLDGGQLGTLVGKRVSNLSEAVSSPLPEPPEKMVPHACLSPRAGPPTARERGGGGPEEEPVDGLAGSAAGLGAEPRSAGAAVLGPGPPVSSADSLSGQGQPSSSDTESDFYEEIEVSCTPDCATGNAEYQHSKGSGSDALGGSPNSGSEVPKSNGSSGSSGSQGTLACSASDQMRRYRTAFTREQIARLEKEFYRENYVSRPRRCELAAALNLPETTIKVWFQNRRMKDKRQRLAMTWPHPADPAFYTYMMSHAAAAGGLPYPFPSHLPLPYYSPVGLGAASAASAAASPFSGPLRPLDTFRVLSQPYPRPELLCAFRHPPLYPGPAHGLGASAGGPCSCLACHSSPANGLAPRAAAASDFTCASTSRSDSFLTFAPSVLSKASSVALDQREEVPLTR; this comes from the exons ATGGAGAGCCGAAAGGACATGGTTATGTTTCTGGATGGGGGTCAGCTTGGCACTCTGGTTGGTAAGAGGGTCTCTAATTTGTCCGAAGCCGTGAGCAGCCCGCTGCCTGAACCGCCAGAGAAGATGGTGCCCCACGCTTGCCTGAGCCCGCGAGCCGGCCCTCCGACTGCCCGGGAGCGTGGCGGGGGAGGCCCGGAGGAGGAGCCGGTCGATGGACTAGCAGGCAGTGCTGCAGGGCTGGGCGCCGAGCCACGGTCTGCAGGAGCGGCCGTGCTTGGTCCAGGACCCCCAGTTTCCTCCGCGGACAGCCTGTCTGGCCAAGGGCAACCCAGTAGCTCAGACACCGAATCGGATTTCTATGAAGAAATCGAGGTGAGCTGCACCCCGGACTGCGCCACCGGGAACGCCGAGTACCAGCACAGCAAAG GGTCAGGCTCCGACGCACTGGGCGGCAGTCCTAACAGTGGCAGCGAGGTCCCCAAAAGCAACGGtagcagcggcagcagcggcTCCCAAGGCACCCTGGCCTGCAGTGCCAGTGACCAGATGCGTCGTTACCGTACTGCCTTCACCCGGGAGCAGATTGCGCGGCTGGAGAAGGAGTTCTACCGGGAGAACTACGTATCAAGGCCGAGGAGATGCGAGCTGGCTGCAGCCCTAAACCTTCCTGAAACGACCATCAAG gtGTGGTTTCAGAACCGACGCATGAAGGACAAGCGTCAGCGGCTGGCCATGACGTGGCCGCACCCGGCGGACCCCGCCTTCTACACGTACATGATGAGCCACGCGGCGGCCGCGGGCGGCTTGCCCTATCCCTTCCCCTCGCACCTGCCCCTGCCCTACTACTCGCCGGTGGGCCTGGGCGCAGCATCCGCGGCCTCGGCCGCCGCTTCGCCCTTCAGTGGCCCGCTGCGCCCGCTTGACACGTTCCGCGTGCTGTCGCAGCCCTACCCGCGACCCGAACTGCTGTGCGCCTTCCGCCACCCACCGCTCTACCCCGGCCCAGCGCACGGACTGGGCGCCTCGGCCGGCGGCCCCTGCTCCTGCCTTGCCTGCCACAGCAGCCCGGCCAATGGGCTGGCCCCGCGGGCCGCCGCAGCCTCGGACTTCACTTGTGCCTCCACCTCTCGCTCGGACTCCTTCCTCACGTTCGCCCCCTCCGTGCTCAGCAAGGCCTCCTCGGTGGCGTTGGACCAGAGAGAGGAGGTGCCCCTCACCAGATAA